GAGTACTTTTTAACATCCTCTAAACTGGGTAACAAAGATTGATCAGTTCTTCTAACTATAGATATTGAACCGTCATCCCTCAAAAGTATTAAAGCCATGTTAGGCTTTTTGTCACATTCTATCAAAAAATCTAATCCAACTCCTTCTTCTGCCAAAGGAGTTAATAATGTAGAGACTAAGGGACTTTTGCCTATTTTTGCTAATAACTTTGCACTATGCCCTAACCTATTTACTGCAACGGAATAGTTAGTTGCTGAACCACCAGGCATGATTTCCATAACATCAGTGTTTATCTTACTATCTACAGAAGGGAAAGCATTAAGCTTAACTATAATATCAATGTTAAACTTGCCTACTGCTAGATGAATTGGCCTCATGGTGTATTAGAATACTTTGCACAAGTTAAAATCAGTTAGCCGCCACATCTTCACAATTCTGTCCCAAAAGTCTTCATCACTAATATTCTATATGGTCCGCGACTATTATTTTTGCTTATATGGATACTGTCGCCGCTGAGCTATAAATTATGCTACTAAACTTAATTCGACTAAAAGTATAAGCTATCTCACGTTTTCTAGACATATATAACTTAATGGCAACACTATCCTTATACATACCAATTTTAAGAGATTAATAAATAAAATTTGGAATAAGTATAAAGATTAAAAATTCGATAATAGAGCAAACTATCCGTTTCTTCAGATTTTAACAAAATTGGAAAAATTTAAAATATAGTGAAAGGAACAATAGAAATATGATTAGATATAATAAGACGTTAAGAGAAGCGTAAACTATGTAAAGGAGTAAGATAAGCTATTATTAAAGTGATGAATGGCCGACGGAACGGATGGATGAAGTATCAGTTGCCGGGCTGAACTTTTCCATGTAATCTCTAATTATTCTATACGTCATTCCCCATATTCTATATTTTTTGTAATAAAAACACTCATCTCCTTTCTTTAGCTCAGAAAAGCTTACCCAAAAATACTTTGCAACTTCATCTTTATCCCTTTTAATTCTTGAAAGACAAGTCTTACCGAGAAATGCTGCTACAGAAATATTAGCATTATGTGGAGAATAATAACCAAGAAAGGTAATTATTTCAGGATCAATACCCGTTTCTTCTTTACACTCTCTTTTAGCTGTGGTTTCACAGCTCTCATTTCCTTCTCTATGTCCTCCAGGTAAAGCCATATCTCCACTCCAAGGATCGTTTGGATTTTCTGATCTTTTTATTAATAAAAATTTATTTTCACAACTAATTAATAAAACTACAGCAGCATCACATTCCATGTTTTTTATTCTGAAACTTGGAAATATATTCTCTTCTTCCATTTATCATCTTTATAAGGATAATCTTCCCTATAATGATTTCCTCTACTTTCAGTTCTCTTGTAAGCTGCGAGTGCAGTTAAATAAGACATTAATACGGAATTAGATTTCTCATCAGTGTTCTTTGTATCTAATGATGAATATATTGAAATTGCTTTATTCAGTTTCTCAGCATTTCTTATTATTCCAACATTCTCCCAATTTATTTCCCTAACTTCATCTATTGATAAGCTCTTGTCACTTTCATTTAATTTTACGTTATCTATTTCTCCATCATCAACATATAATCCTTCCCATTTATCTATATAAAGAGGAATATTAACACCATAAACTAAACCCTCGGCTAAAGAATTACTCGCTAATCTATTTGCTCCGTGAAGACCAGTATCGCTAACTTCTCCTATTGCATATAAGCCTTTGATGTTGCTTTCTCCCCTTATATTAACTCTTATTCCTCCATCTACAAAGTGAGCTCCAGGAAATACTGGTATTTTGAAATTCTTATCTTTACCATGTCTTTTTAAGTATGCGACTAACACTGGAAACTTATTTTCGAAATCTTCAATTTTAGTTAAATCCATGAAAACTTTTCTGCCTTGCAAGTATTCAGTATATATCGCCCTAGATAGTACATCCCTAGGTGCTAGTTCTCCCTTCTCATGATATTTAAATGCGAACCTTTCTCCTTTGTCGTTTATTAAAATTGCTCCTTCTCCTCTTAAAGTTTCAGTCAATAGAAAAGTTTCACCGTCTAAGTTAGTTACTGTAGGATGAAATTGAACAAACTCCATGTCAGCAAGTAAAGCACCGGACCTAAAAGCTATAGCTATTCCATCTCCCGTATTTGTGAATTGATTTGAAGTATATTTCCAGAGGTAAGCATAGCCTCCAGTTGCCAAAATTATTTTGTCTGTTTCAATTTCGCCTCTATTTTTTGTTATGAATCCTTTAACTTCATTATTTTTAGTCCTTATAGCTAGTAATTCATCTTCTTCAATTGGAATATTCAGTTCTCTTGCTTTTGCCATTAAAAAATCGTATACATCCCTCCCGGTTTCATCTGTTTTGTGCAAAACTCTTCTCCTGGAATGACCTCCTTCTAACCTTAAGTCCTTGGCAAAATCAAATCCCCATTCTTCTAAAGTTCTAACTGCTTTAGGAGCTTCTGAAGTAATGTAATTTACTGCCCTCTCATCAGATAAGCCATCTCCCACTCTAAGCGTATCCTTTGCATGGATTTCTGGAGAGTCGTCATTACCAACTGCTGCTGCGATTCCCCCTTTTGCTATGTAAGTTGATCCTCCGGTTATTTTCTTTGTTATTACTGTTACTTTATGTCCTGCTTTAGTTAAAGAAACTGCGGCCGAAAGCCCAGCTATTCCATTACCAAAAATGTATATCATACGAACACATGTTCGGAGTAATAAAAAAACTTTATTGCCAAAAATTTCACTAAAGAATTTAAAGTAATAACAAAGAAAGTACATTTATGGATCTTACACTACAGTTATTTGACGTTTTAGAAGATATATGGGGAGATACCTCAGGAATAAAAATGTCATTCGCAGGAAATCAATGGTTCGCAGCAAAGGATGTCTTGGATTTCCTTAAAAGTAAAGGATATAAAATATATTTAGAAACAATTCCTCCCGGAATGGTTAGGAAAAGGGCTGAAGGAGAGACTCTTAAAGTCGGTAATTTATACATTTCATTTACTCCAGAGATAGTCTCGCTTCCTCCTTCATTACTTAAAGGATTAAAGACTAGGAAAAAAGTTGAATACGCTGAGAACGACATAGCTATAGTTTATAGGGGCGCTGAAGTAAATAATTGGTGTGCCTTAAAGGGAAGAAGAGTTGCAATACCTAATCCAGGTAACGAAGGAATAGGCCAATTATTTAAGGAGTTATATGAAGAAGAGTGCGGAGATTACGAAGATTTCATAAACTATGGTGGGGTATACATAACTAAAGTTCACCATAGAGAAATACCGCACATGTTAAAATTGGGAGATATAGATGCAGGAATTATGTGGAGGACTGAGGCAATATATTGGACATTTAAGTATAGCGTACCTCAACATAATAAAAAAGGAAAATTGGCTTTCGCATTACTAGATAACGCTTCAGAAAAAGCTGAGGAAGCATTTAACTTACTTACTTCAGCAGAAGTTAAGCAGATTTATGAAAAATATGGATTCAAATGGATAATTAACTAGATGAATTTCTTTATCAAGTCTACAAAGTATTTATCATCGTCTAATTTTTCTACTTTTAATAACGAGTTTTTCATTGTATTTATAACAAATTCCTTATCAATCTTTAACGTAGAAGAAACTGTGCTGGCAAATCCTTCTGGATCGTTTTTGAACATGTCTATTCCTTCATTATATGCTGAAACGAACTCATCTTCATGAGAAATTACGTTAGCTCCACAGTTCCCTGGAATTCCTAAAGACTCCTCAAAAGTTATTCCTTTACCAAAAGCTGAAGCCACTACAGCACTGTCTATTTCCTTGCTTGTTAACATTTCCATAATCTTTCTCATATCGTCAGCATATGTTATTTCTGCGATTATGCCTTTTTTATCAAGTAATGCCCTAGCTAAAACGTCTGCTGCACTACCCTTTCTCCATATTCCTATTCTTTTACCTATGTTAGGATATATTGATAATAACCCTTTTATTGTAACATAGTTTATTTTTAGACCTCGTTTAGCTAATGATACTGTAGAATCCAATATTACATCTGCCTTGCCTTCTTTTGAAAAAATTACTTTTATATCTTTATTTTTAGTTGACGCCGCTATTATCGGATAAGATACGGGTCCAGGTGCTGCAATTACTTGCATAGATTAATTTGATACCCAATACATATATTTCTTTCTTAGATAAACTTTATAATGAAACATTTAAATAGGTAACAAAGTTACCTATCTGGTATGAATAAGAATAAACTATTGTTCGTTCAAATGCTAGCAATAATAGTTTCAATGACATTCGCTATTAGAGCATCAAATAATATGATAGCCACAACACTGCCTTTATTCTCTAAGTATTACTTCCATTTTACGCAAAGTGAAGTAGGAATTTTGTCTGCATTACTATCTTTAGGCACATTCATAACAAGTGGCGTAATAAATTCCAGATTACAATCTAACACTAGGAGGAAGTTCTTCATTCTCTCTTCTATTGCATATGCAGTAATACTTCCATTATTCTACTTTGCAAATTCGTTATCTATTTGGGTCATATCAATTCTAGCAGGAGTATCATTAGGATCCATAATGCCTAACATAATTACCTATGCAGGATTACTTGAGGATAGGAAAGCAAGAGAAAGACTACTATCAATATATACATTAGCATTGAGTGCAAGTCTTGTAGCAGGACCAGCAATAGAATCGGCAATTTTAACTAC
This genomic interval from Acidianus sp. HS-5 contains the following:
- a CDS encoding substrate-binding domain-containing protein — its product is MDLTLQLFDVLEDIWGDTSGIKMSFAGNQWFAAKDVLDFLKSKGYKIYLETIPPGMVRKRAEGETLKVGNLYISFTPEIVSLPPSLLKGLKTRKKVEYAENDIAIVYRGAEVNNWCALKGRRVAIPNPGNEGIGQLFKELYEEECGDYEDFINYGGVYITKVHHREIPHMLKLGDIDAGIMWRTEAIYWTFKYSVPQHNKKGKLAFALLDNASEKAEEAFNLLTSAEVKQIYEKYGFKWIIN
- a CDS encoding DUF3834 domain-containing protein; amino-acid sequence: MQVIAAPGPVSYPIIAASTKNKDIKVIFSKEGKADVILDSTVSLAKRGLKINYVTIKGLLSIYPNIGKRIGIWRKGSAADVLARALLDKKGIIAEITYADDMRKIMEMLTSKEIDSAVVASAFGKGITFEESLGIPGNCGANVISHEDEFVSAYNEGIDMFKNDPEGFASTVSSTLKIDKEFVINTMKNSLLKVEKLDDDKYFVDLIKKFI
- a CDS encoding L-aspartate oxidase, with the protein product MIYIFGNGIAGLSAAVSLTKAGHKVTVITKKITGGSTYIAKGGIAAAVGNDDSPEIHAKDTLRVGDGLSDERAVNYITSEAPKAVRTLEEWGFDFAKDLRLEGGHSRRRVLHKTDETGRDVYDFLMAKARELNIPIEEDELLAIRTKNNEVKGFITKNRGEIETDKIILATGGYAYLWKYTSNQFTNTGDGIAIAFRSGALLADMEFVQFHPTVTNLDGETFLLTETLRGEGAILINDKGERFAFKYHEKGELAPRDVLSRAIYTEYLQGRKVFMDLTKIEDFENKFPVLVAYLKRHGKDKNFKIPVFPGAHFVDGGIRVNIRGESNIKGLYAIGEVSDTGLHGANRLASNSLAEGLVYGVNIPLYIDKWEGLYVDDGEIDNVKLNESDKSLSIDEVREINWENVGIIRNAEKLNKAISIYSSLDTKNTDEKSNSVLMSYLTALAAYKRTESRGNHYREDYPYKDDKWKKRIYFQVSE
- a CDS encoding CoA pyrophosphatase, which codes for MEEENIFPSFRIKNMECDAAVVLLISCENKFLLIKRSENPNDPWSGDMALPGGHREGNESCETTAKRECKEETGIDPEIITFLGYYSPHNANISVAAFLGKTCLSRIKRDKDEVAKYFWVSFSELKKGDECFYYKKYRIWGMTYRIIRDYMEKFSPATDTSSIRSVGHSSL